One Anaerohalosphaeraceae bacterium genomic region harbors:
- a CDS encoding sialate O-acetylesterase: MKTWKRFEGILIAAVLANFCSADVRLPAILSDNMVLQRNSEVAIWGWADPDESITVTHTWKPEVQVSQTVKAGPDGTWKIILKTGEAGGPYTLTIQGKNKITIQNILLGEVWFCSGQSNMEWPTSRIENAAPEIQAAAKYPQIRLFQVDKAAAPTPQPDCSGQWKVCSPETVSSFSAIGYLFSRILCDELKVPVGMIGTYWGGTPAEAWTSRDAIQSFPEFEPQLKELDQIKRPILTGAQIRQLQQDWNSQIIQKEPGLPGQWYSESYDDSGWKAMPVPGLWNQDGLDKLDGIVWNRYTFTLPADWTQKELVLELGPIDDVDITWLNGVKIGQTDFYNIHRRYGIQPGTARAGKNLLAIRIWDHMGGGGLYGQPDQVRIYPKDEPDKAVSLAGEWKYKLSISYNDLPGYMDLRPLDQNLPTVLYNAMIAPLIPYGVRGALWYQGESNCGRGEQYKRLLPAMVQDWRKKWGRGDFPFYYVQIAPYDYGNPDDPTSALLREAQFHILSLLNNSGMAVTMDIGNPKDIHPTNKLDVAKRLALWALAKTYGRENLVYSGPLYREMKIEGNKIRLFFDHVGSGLTAKGGPLTHFAIAGEDRKFVPAAAVIEGDTVVVSSPDVPKPAAVRYGFTNSAQPNLFNKEGLPASSFRTDSW; encoded by the coding sequence GTCACCCACACCTGGAAGCCGGAAGTTCAGGTCAGCCAGACTGTAAAGGCCGGACCGGACGGGACCTGGAAAATTATCCTCAAAACCGGTGAAGCCGGCGGGCCTTATACCCTGACTATTCAGGGGAAAAACAAAATTACAATTCAAAATATCCTGCTCGGCGAAGTGTGGTTCTGCTCCGGTCAATCCAATATGGAATGGCCGACATCCAGAATAGAAAATGCCGCTCCGGAGATTCAGGCGGCGGCCAAGTATCCCCAAATCCGGCTCTTCCAGGTTGATAAAGCCGCGGCTCCTACCCCGCAGCCGGACTGCAGCGGCCAATGGAAAGTCTGCTCACCGGAAACCGTTTCGTCCTTTTCCGCCATCGGGTATTTGTTTTCCCGCATCCTCTGTGATGAACTCAAAGTACCTGTCGGAATGATCGGAACCTATTGGGGCGGAACCCCCGCCGAAGCGTGGACAAGCCGGGATGCCATTCAGTCTTTCCCGGAATTCGAACCGCAATTGAAAGAATTGGACCAAATTAAGCGTCCCATCCTGACCGGTGCTCAGATTCGCCAGCTCCAGCAGGACTGGAACAGCCAAATCATCCAAAAGGAACCCGGTCTGCCCGGACAATGGTATTCGGAATCGTACGACGACAGCGGCTGGAAAGCAATGCCTGTACCGGGTCTCTGGAATCAGGACGGTCTGGATAAACTGGACGGAATCGTCTGGAACCGATACACCTTCACGCTCCCGGCCGACTGGACGCAAAAGGAGCTGGTTCTTGAACTGGGACCGATTGACGACGTCGATATAACCTGGCTGAACGGCGTAAAAATCGGCCAGACCGATTTTTACAACATCCATCGCCGTTATGGCATTCAACCGGGCACAGCGCGGGCGGGCAAAAATCTGCTGGCCATTCGCATCTGGGACCATATGGGCGGCGGAGGTTTATACGGCCAGCCTGACCAAGTGCGGATTTACCCGAAGGATGAGCCGGACAAAGCCGTTTCGCTGGCCGGAGAATGGAAATACAAGCTCAGCATTTCCTACAACGACCTGCCCGGCTATATGGACCTGAGACCGCTGGACCAGAATCTGCCGACGGTACTGTACAATGCGATGATTGCCCCTTTGATTCCTTACGGAGTGCGCGGGGCCCTGTGGTATCAGGGCGAATCCAACTGCGGCCGGGGCGAACAGTATAAGCGGCTCCTGCCCGCTATGGTGCAGGACTGGCGAAAGAAATGGGGACGCGGTGATTTCCCCTTCTATTATGTCCAGATTGCTCCTTATGATTACGGCAATCCGGATGACCCAACCAGTGCTCTCTTGCGGGAAGCCCAGTTCCACATTCTATCTCTCCTGAACAACAGCGGCATGGCCGTGACAATGGATATCGGCAATCCGAAGGACATCCACCCCACCAACAAACTGGATGTCGCCAAACGGCTGGCTTTGTGGGCATTAGCCAAGACATACGGCCGGGAAAATCTGGTTTATTCCGGGCCGCTTTATCGGGAAATGAAGATTGAGGGCAATAAAATCCGGCTCTTTTTCGACCATGTCGGTTCAGGACTTACGGCCAAGGGCGGGCCGCTGACACACTTTGCCATCGCCGGAGAAGACCGCAAATTTGTTCCGGCTGCGGCAGTCATTGAAGGGGACACGGTGGTGGTTTCCAGCCCGGACGTACCCAAACCCGCTGCCGTCCGATACGGATTTACCAACTCGGCCCAGCCGAATCTGTTCAACAAAGAAGGGCTGCCCGCCTCTTCCTTCCGAACAGACAGCTGGTAA